Proteins from a single region of Mytilus trossulus isolate FHL-02 chromosome 2, PNRI_Mtr1.1.1.hap1, whole genome shotgun sequence:
- the LOC134707205 gene encoding ATP-binding cassette sub-family C member 3-like codes for MNSMSSFCGNSSLWTDEELSASGPNFTDCFRNIVPVFIPVVWLILGMPFYINNIIKRQRQQIPLTPLSIVKTVLCFVGAFLWLADIGVNRSLGYRCDSFTDPPLVYYVCAVFQLLAVIYVATVTQVNRHRGVITSWMLWIFWLLSFFINIIPLVWNITNQPKCINSIFHYVFFAVILVQLVLYSFTDNLFKDEYEHIGKMECPETYSSVVSKILFWWYNPVVTLCYKKKITKEDLWDNLPCLKAEPVVAEIQASWRGQENRSTLDSRQFAEKPTMNGLFKTGYYEIGKDSVNLQKYDHCQMTNGHLNSSKPVIESNPSLNGTNCKQEPSFLKCVVKLYGYEWLRACFIQILSDTAMLLQPLILALIVEEVQITDNYTWYSVVLAILLFLLCQLQLVLYLHAEQLTLRLALKIKTALMGMIYKKTFRIKSSEKKTYTAGEIMTLVSVDCQRIQDAFQFTQQLSSFCIVIVVGLYELWKPMGISFLGCLVVILLIFFLNSIFGKLLQDYFEDIFMYKGSRIKIFNEVINGIKLIKMYTWEPFFLTKIKDIRRKEIDVLKKISKVTITNLLCVDHSPFFMNLFMLLIFTFVSHQPYTAKNAFLALSIINILKFPLNVIPFTLGGIAQASVSIRRIGKFLQSPEIDNYKCHGDSPPNSEFAITFSNGKFTWDRGCNQVALSGLNTKIRHGKLVAVVGLVGSGKSSLLSSILGEMEKLEGEVHVQGSVSYVSQEPWIQNLTIRDNILYGHEFVDRKYRKVIKNCCLRTDFKILPGGDETELGERGINVSGGQKQRINLARAVYCDSDIYLMDDPLSAVDSHVGKDLFDKVIGPHGMLKNKTRIFVTHGVQWLPKVDEIIVMDNGKISEHGTYERLVSNNGPFSRFLMQYLVDEDTSEDGDDTEFQQIKDEMFERVIVTSDGGMSDYITSDCVMSDDENKTQRSKSRRTLARQNSRKLKRQLSKDCGSPEKLESQTAKPSKKDGVLVQDETSEKGSVKLAVILTYIKSMGVLITIMAFIFLCVYQGLGIYSNIWITYWTSNLYLLNVSNWNTDFYYEEKTYYLGFYALIGILQGICFILFQGFIVNGFIHGTNRFHSKVLSSILRSPMSFFDTTPTGRIINRFSGDIDILDDRFPRICNFFIISLSTLIATMIVIVMKTPLVMVVIAPVAVLYVVIIKFYLPTSRQLKRTEAVTRSLLLSHYSETINGTSVIRAYNSEERFIDEVYKRLDLNSSFYFAANTGMGWIGMRIQTFGNLVVLAAALFAVLSTSLSGADAGLSLTYALQIIVSMNAVVQTVSILQMDIISMERVDEYSKLQPEATWIGNKRPVDDWPANGEIEFLNYKTCYREGLDLVLRGVSCNIKPGEKIGVVGRTGAGKSSLTMSLYRLIERVDGCIKIDGLDIAAIGLHDLRSKISILPQDPVIFSESLRTNLDPSSKFTDAQIWRALEYSNLKSFITSQYADLMSEVGESGRDLSVGQRQLLCLTRTLLHKTKILLLDEATAAVDMDTDKIIQQTIKSHFSECTVLSIAHRINTVIDYDRIMVMDDGIIAEFDTPETLLQNKAGVFYSLAKEANLI; via the exons ACAGACGAAGAGCTATCAGCTTCTGGTCCTAATTTTACGGATTGTTTCCGGAACATCGTTCCCGTGTTCATACCGGTGGTATGGCTGATTCTAGGCATGCCCTTCTACATCAACAATATTATTAAACGGCAGAGACAACAAATTCCTCTGACACCACTCAGTATTGTGAAAACT GTTTTATGTTTTGTTGGTGCGTTCCTGTGGTTGGCTGATATCGGTGTTAACAGATCTCTTGGGTATCGCTGTGACAGTTTTACAGACCCTCCATTGGTATATTATGTTTGTGCTGTTTTCCAGTTGTTAGCTGTT ATTTACGTGGCCACTGTTACCCAAGTAAACAGACACAGAGGCGTAATAACTTCCTGGATGTTGTGGATATTTTGGCTGctgtctttttttataaatattataccaCTTGTGTGGAATATCACAAATCAG CCAAAGTGTATTAACAGTATATTCCATTATGTGTTCTTTGCTGTTATACTTGTCCAACTGGTATTATACAGTTTTACAGACAACCTATTTAAAGATGAATACGAGCATATCGGAAAG ATGGAGTGTCCAGAAACTTACTCTTCTGTTGTGTCAAAGATTTTGTTCTGGTGGTATAATCC TGTAGTTACATTAtgttacaagaaaaaaataacaaaagaagaTTTGTGGGACAATTTACCATGCCTTAAGGCAGAACCAGTTGTTGCTGAAATACAGGCATCATGGAGAGGGCAAGAAAATCGTTCAACACTGGATAG CCGTCAATTTGCTGAAAAGCCTACGATGAATGGACTTTTTAAAACAGGCTATTATGAAATCGGAAAAGACTCGGTTAATCTACAGAAGTACGACCATTGTCAAATGACCAATGGACATTTGAACAGTAGTAAACCTGTAATTGAAAGCAATCCATCATTGAATGGCACAAACTGTAAACAAGAACCTTCGTTTCTGAAATGTGTTGTGAAACTGTATGGATACGAATGGTTGCGTgcttgttttattcaaatactgTCAGACACTGCAATGCTACTACAGCCACTTATTCTGGC attaataGTAGAGGAAGTCCAGATAACAGATAATTATACCTGGTATAGTGTCGTACTTGCGATACTTTTGTTTCTTCTTTGCCAGCTACAATTGGTGTTGTATTTGCACGCAGAACAGCTTACTCTTAGACTTGcattgaaaatcaaaactgCTTTAATGggaatgatttataaaaag ACTTTTCGAATAAAAAGCAGTGAGAAAAAAACGTATACAGCTGGTGAAATTATGACTTTGGTTTCCGTGGACTGTCAGCGGATTCAAGATGCTTTCCAATTTACTCAACAACTGTCCTCGTTTTGTATTGTGATTGTAGTTGGTCTTTATGAGTTGTGGAAGCCAATGGGGATATCATTTCTTGGATGTCTTGTGGTTATTCTTCTTATTTTCTTCTTGAATTCAATTTTTGGAAAACTACTGCAAGATTATTTTGAAGACATATTCATGTATAAAGGTAGcagaataaaaatattcaacgaaGTCATAAATGGAATCAAG CtgattaaaatgtatacatgggagccatttttcttaacaaaaattaaagatattcgACGTAAAGAAATTGATGTACTTAAGAAGATATCGAAAGTTACAATCACGAACTTACTATGTGTAGATCATAGTCCATTTTTT ATGAATTTGTTCATGTTGCTTATATTTACCTTTGTGTCACATCAACCATATACAGCAAAGAATGCCTTTCTTGCATTGTCCATAATCAATATCTTGAAATTTCCTTTGAACGTGATACCGTTTACACTTGGTGGAATCGCTCAG GCATCAGTGTCAATAAGAAGAATAGGGAAATTCCTCCAATCACCCGAAATAGATAACTATAAATGTCATGGAGACTCTCCTCCGAATTCAG AATTTGCTATCACTTTTAGTAACGGGAAGTTTACATGGGACAGAGGTTGCAATCAAGTAGCCCTTTCAGG CTTGAATACAAAAATCCGACATGGAAAACTTGTAGCAGTGGTAGGTCTTGTTGGGTCCGGGAAATCCTCGTTGTTATCCAGCATTCTTGGTGAGATGGAGAAATTAGAAGGCGAAGTTCATGTACAG GGTTCAGTATCTTACGTTTCACAGGAACCATGGATACAAAACCTTACAATCAGAGATAATATCTTATATGGACATGAATTTGTTGATCGtaaatatagaaaagtgatTAAAAACTGCTGCTTGAGAACAGATTTTAAAATTCTCCCTGGTGGAGATGAAACTGAATTAGGGGAAAGG GGAATAAATGTCAGTGGAGGCCAAAAACAACGCATAAATCTGGCTAGAGCAGTTTATTGTGATTCTGACATATACCTGATGGATGACCCTCTTAGTGCTGTTGATTCCCATGTTGGTAAAGATTTATTCGACAAAGTTATTGGTCCCCATGGAATGCTCAAAAATAAG ACGAGAATTTTTGTAACACATGGTGTGCAATGGCTTCCAAAGGTTGATGAAATAATAGTGATGGACAATGGTAAAATTTCTGAGCATGGAACATACGAACGCTTAGTCAGCAATAATGGTCCTTTTTCCCGGTTTTTGATGCAGTACCTTGTAGACGAAGACACATCAGAAGACGGAGACGACACTGAAT TTCAGCAAATTAAAGATGAAATGTTCGAGAGAGTAATTGTTACTTCTGATGGAGGGATGTCTGATTATATAACATCCGACTGTGTTATGTCAGACGacgaaaataaaacacagcgtTCAAAGTCACGAAG GACCTTAGCAAGACAAAACAGTCGCAAGCTTAAAAGACAACTGTCAAAAGATTGTGGATCACCAGAGAAACTAGAAAGTCAAACAGCAAAACCATCTAAAAAAGATGGCGTGCTAGTACAAGATGAAACATCTGAAAAAGGATCG gtAAAGCTAGCAGTCATTCTCACTTACATCAAGTCAATGGGTGTATTAATTACAATTATGgcatttattttcttgtgtgTATACCAAGGCTTAggaatatattcaaatatctgGATTACATACTGGACAtctaatttgtatttattgaatGTTTCAAATTGGAACACCGACTTTTACTATGAAGAAAAAACTTACTATCTTGGATTTTATGCTTTGATTGGAATATTACAAG gaatttgttttatactttttcaAGGTTTCATTGTAAACGGTTTCATACATGGAACAAATAGATTTCATTCAAAGGTTTTGAGCAGCATTCTCCGATCACCGATGTCATTTTTCGATACAACACCTACAGGACgaatcataaatcgattttcCGGTGATATCGATATATTAGATGACAGATTTCCTCGtatctgtaatttttttattatttccctATCAACTCTGATTGCTACTATGATAGTGATAGTCATGAAGACCCCATTGGTGATGGTTGTTATCGCTCCTGTAGCAGTTTTATACGTTGTAATTATA aaattCTATTTGCCTACATCCAGACAATTAAAAAGGACAGAGGCGGTGACGAGATCACTCCTGTTAAGCCATTACAGTGAGACTATAAACGGCACCAGTGTTATTCGTGCCTATAACTCAGAGGAAAGGTTTATCGATGAAGTCTACAAACGGTTGGACTTGAactcatcattttattttgccgCAAACACTGGAATGGG ATGGATTGGAATGAGAATACAGACGTTTGGAAACTTGGTAGTTTTAGCTGCTGCACTTTTTGCTGTTCTCTCAACATCTCTTTCTGGGGCAGATGCTGGCCTGTCATTGACATATGCATTACAG ATAATAGTAAGCATGAATGCTGTTGTACAGACTGTCAGTATTTTACAAATGGATATTATATCAATGGAAAGGGTTGATGAATACAGCAAATTACAACCAGAG GCAACATGGATAGGCAACAAAAGGCCAGTTGATGACTGGCCAGCAAATGGAGAAATTGAGTTTTTGAACTATAAGACCTGTTATAGAGAAGGGTTGGACTTAGTATTGAGGGGTGTTAGCTGTAACATAAAGCCTGGGGAAAAG aTAGGCGTGGTCGGACGCACAGGAGCAGGAAAGTCGTCTTTAACAATGTCACTTTACAGACTAATAGAGAGAGTTGATGGTTGTATCAAGATTGATGGACTTGATATAGCTGCTATTGGATTGCATGATCTTAGGTCGAAAATTTCTATTTTACCTCAG gatCCAGTGATATTTTCTGAGTCATTGAGAACAAACCTTGATCCAAGTAGCAAATTTACAGATGCGCAAATTTGGAGAGCATTAGagtattcaaatttaaaaagtttcataacttctcaATATGCCGATTTGATGTCAGAAGTAGGTGAAAGTGGACGAGATCTAAG CGTTGGGCAACGTCAATTACTATGTTTGACCAGGACGTTACtgcataaaacaaaaatactgctGTTAGATGAGGCAACTGCTGCAGTGGACATGGACACTGATAAGATTATTCAGCAAACAATAAAATCGCATTTCTCTGAATGCACGGTTTTATCTATAGCTCATCGGATAAATACAGTGATAGATTATGACAG AATAATGGTTATGGATGATGGTATTATAGCTGAATTTGATACGCCCGAAACCCTGCTACAAAACAAGGCAGGAGTGTTTTATTCCTTAGCGAAAGAGGCCAATCTTATATGA